From the genome of Streptomyces ficellus:
GCACGAGGTCGTTCCCGCCCCGGCGCGCGCCGAGGGCCGGGACCGGGTGAAGCTCACCGTCCTGATGAAGCGCCGGCCGGGCCTGGACCTGGCGGAGTACCGCGAGCGGACCCTCGGACCGTACGCGTCGGTCGTCGGCGCCACGCCGGGCCTGCGCCGCTACCTGCACGCGCACACCGTGGACGGCGCCTACGTCTTCGGCGAGGCCTCCTTCGACAGCGTCGAGCAGCTCTGGTTCGACGACGTCGACGCGCTGAAGGCGGCGCTGGACTCGCCGTACTTCACCGGCGAGGTCGCGGCCGCCCGCGCGGAGGTCGCCGACCCGAAGTACGTGTTCTCCCTCGCCGTGAGGGAGAACTGGATCATCGGCCCCGAGCCCCGCTGACCGGCCGCACTGCCGCTGATCCGCCCACCGATTACCGAAGGAGCAGGCGTGGCCAGAAGGAACGCCAAGAAGATCCTCGTGATTCTGTCGGAGTACGGCTACTGGGGCGAGGAGCTCGTCGGGCCGCTGCACCACTTCGACCAGCGCGGCTACGAGGTCGTGTTCGCCACCCCCACCGGCAGGCGGCCGCACGCGCTGCCGCCGAGCATGGACCCCACGTACATCGACCCGCCGCTGGGCAAGTCGGTGACGTCCGAGGAGGTCGCGAAGCTGACCCGGCAGGTCGACGAGTCCGACCGGCTGGCCGACCCGATCGACATCGGCGCCTGGGTGCCCGAGCGCCCGTACACGGCGGACGAGGACTACCTCCGCAAGCTGGAGGCCTACCACCGGGCCGTGGACGTGGTGGCGCAGGAGCTGGAGGAGTACGACGCGCTGCTGATCGTCGGCGGCTCCGGACCGATCGTGGACCTCGCCAACAACGAGCGGGTGCACGAGATCATCCTGGCCTTCCTGCGCGCCGGCAAGCCGATCGCCGCCGAGTGCTACGGCGTCGCCCCGCTCGCGTTCGCCCGTGACTGGGAGGACCGGAAGTCGATCATCTGGGGCAAGCACGTCACCGGTCACTGCAAGGAGTACGACTACAAGGACGGGACCGGGTTCCTCGGCACCGACTTCGTCATGGGGCCGCCGCCGTACCCGCTGGAGTACATCCTGCGTGACGCCACCGGACCGGACGGCCGCTACCACGGCAATTTCGGCAAGGAAACGTCGGTGATCGTGGACTACCCGTTCATCACCGGGCGTTCGACGCCGGACTCGTATCTCACCGGCGAGAAGATCGTCGAGGTTCTCGAGGACGGACTTCGCCGCTTCGGCTGGTAATTCGCCGGGCTGTTCGCCGAAAGACGAGAGCCGAGAGACGAGCGTTCAGAGACGAGAGACGAGAGAAGGAAGACATGGCCAGGCAGGGCAATGCGGCGATCATCGAGCAGTTCCTCGCCGATGGAATTCCCTATATGTTCGGCAATCCAGGAACGGTCGAGCAG
Proteins encoded in this window:
- a CDS encoding EthD domain-containing protein, yielding MIHQFILAAPKPGMTAQEFQDYWVDVHAVKYAAKIPQIRKYLVDTRVETGADLGTPALPHQGIAEIWLANGEEQLASLQTEEFLQGARLDEPNWAAFWQTIVVDTTAHEVVPAPARAEGRDRVKLTVLMKRRPGLDLAEYRERTLGPYASVVGATPGLRRYLHAHTVDGAYVFGEASFDSVEQLWFDDVDALKAALDSPYFTGEVAAARAEVADPKYVFSLAVRENWIIGPEPR
- a CDS encoding type 1 glutamine amidotransferase domain-containing protein, translating into MARRNAKKILVILSEYGYWGEELVGPLHHFDQRGYEVVFATPTGRRPHALPPSMDPTYIDPPLGKSVTSEEVAKLTRQVDESDRLADPIDIGAWVPERPYTADEDYLRKLEAYHRAVDVVAQELEEYDALLIVGGSGPIVDLANNERVHEIILAFLRAGKPIAAECYGVAPLAFARDWEDRKSIIWGKHVTGHCKEYDYKDGTGFLGTDFVMGPPPYPLEYILRDATGPDGRYHGNFGKETSVIVDYPFITGRSTPDSYLTGEKIVEVLEDGLRRFGW